AGGGAGGAAGCAAGGCCTTGCGTCTGGCGCAGAGGGAGATGAAAGACTTGGCGCAGGAGCAGACAACAGCGGATGGCGGCATCGGCGTACTTCAGTGGTCTACCGCGACGAGTGGGAGGCGCGGAGCAAAGCCAGTGATCAATAGCGGCTTGGTCAACTCGCTTTGGCGATGTCGATGCCGAGCGTTGCTGATTGCATGAGCGCACCTCCGCGAAGGAATTCGTTGCGGTCAACCTTGTGAATGCAGGCTGCCAGCCGAGCTGGGCCTAAGATACCGTCCGACCTGAAGCAACGAGTTGGGGCAAGCGGTCTGGTCTACGGGACAGGCTCGCGGCCTTAGGGGCGTAGCAAACTCAGCTTGCCCGACTATCCAAGCGTCCTTGGATAGATTGTCGTCAGCCGAGGCTGACTTTTTCAAGATACAAGGGGCGCAATGTCCATATGCCGCTCCTACGGAGCTTGCATCTTTAAGAGCATCGTGACTATAAACATCACGCTCCTACGGAGCTATATTTTCAGACACGCCACATCACTCGTCTCTTTCTATGTGTGACACGCTTGTCGCCTCTCCGGAATACACTGCCGACGGCGCGCTATGGTTTGCGAAGAACAGCGACCGCGAGCCGGGCGAAGCGCAACTCGTCGAGCATCTGCCGGCACTCAGTCAAAAGAGCGCCCGGCTGCAATGCACCTACCTGGAAATCCCTCAGGTGTTGCGAACCCATGAGATCGTTATCAGCCGACCGTTCTGGATGTGGGGCGCTGAGATGGGCGCAAACGAGCACGGCCTCGCCATCGGCAATGAGGCGGTCTTTACGAAACTGCCTTATGCAAAGGTCGGTCTGACCGGGATGGATTTATTACGACTGGCGCTCGAACGCTCGGCGACGGCGCGCGCGGCGCTCGACACCATCACAGGCTTAATTGCCGAGCATGGGCAGGGCGGCGGCGGCGGTTATCGCAATCGAAAGTTTCGCTATCATAACTCGTTCCTCATCGCCGATCCTGCCGAGGCCTGGGTGCTGGAAACGGCTGGCCCGCACTGGGCCGCCGAGCGCGTTCGCGGTCTTAGAACCATCTCGAATGCCCTGTCGATTGGCAAGCAGTTCGACCTTTTGAGTGACACAGCCTATAGCTTTGCGAAGTCACAGGGCTGGTGTCGATCACCAGAGGACTTTGATTTCGCGCGCTGCTACGGCGACCCGTTTTACAGCCGCATGAGCGGGGGCGCGGTGCGCGCCGCCTGCACACTTGCCCTGCTCAAAAAGAAGGACTCTAAGCTGGCGCTCGGCGATTTGTTTGCGGCATTGAGCGACCACGCGGGCCTGGTCCCGGCAAGCGGCTGGCGCATGGAAATGCCGTGCGCGCATTCTTCGTGGTGGCCGACCCGGCAAGCCGGACAAACGACCGGCTCGATGGTCAGCCGCTTGAGCCCGGAGGATTCAATCCACTGGCTGACCGGCACCTCATCGCCCTGCCTGAGTGTTTACAAGCCTGTGCGACTTGGCCGCGAGCCGATGGCAAGCGGGCCGCAAGCCGGCGAAGGCTTCGATGAAGAAAGCCTCTTCTGGCGGCACGAGCAATTGCATCGCGCGACGATCAAAGATTACGTCCGGC
The genomic region above belongs to Blastocatellia bacterium and contains:
- a CDS encoding transposase, with the translated sequence MRSCNQQRSASTSPKRVDQAAIDHWLCSAPPTRRGRPLKYADAAIRCCLLLRQVFHLPLRQTQGLASSL
- a CDS encoding C69 family dipeptidase, with the protein product MCDTLVASPEYTADGALWFAKNSDREPGEAQLVEHLPALSQKSARLQCTYLEIPQVLRTHEIVISRPFWMWGAEMGANEHGLAIGNEAVFTKLPYAKVGLTGMDLLRLALERSATARAALDTITGLIAEHGQGGGGGYRNRKFRYHNSFLIADPAEAWVLETAGPHWAAERVRGLRTISNALSIGKQFDLLSDTAYSFAKSQGWCRSPEDFDFARCYGDPFYSRMSGGAVRAACTLALLKKKDSKLALGDLFAALSDHAGLVPASGWRMEMPCAHSSWWPTRQAGQTTGSMVSRLSPEDSIHWLTGTSSPCLSVYKPVRLGREPMASGPQAGEGFDEESLFWRHEQLHRATIKDYVRLKSLFDDERKAMQARFVSRCEALDSRALQSCWDEHRNVIPSWVARVKGETPRGNGASGFLKYWEKQNRLDHFPVEAI